ccatttccttctcacagcgaaaacatctatctgataatgttggatcccatttttttaacttttggggtgtgatatatataatctgtgtaaccaattatactgtatcatgtgtaacctcgtatttattattcTTCAtatttccagaacataacttttcccatgtttcattttttatctttatgtttaaatccttttcccacttttgtttgggtttatagcttatttcatcattttccttatcttgcagcttgatgtacatgtttgttataaatcttttaattatcattgtgtctgtaatcacatattcaaagctgcttccttcaggtaatctcagtctgtttcccaatttatcctttaagtaggctttcagttgatggtatgcaaacattataccatgagttattccatatttgtacttcaattgttcaaaggttaataaattattttgcaaaaaacaattttctattcttttaattccctttctctcccattctctgaaggaaaggttatctattgtaaaagggattagctgattttgtgtcaataataattttggtatttgataatttgtttttttcctttctaagtgaatcttcttccatatattgagtaaactggtgagcttttatatcgtaccagattttcatcccacttataaagtatatgttctggtaccttctcccctattttatctagctctatcttagtccaatctggtttttcccttgtccgataaaaatctgataaatactttaattgtgctgctctatcataatttttaaagtttggtaactgcaaatcaccttggttgtacctctctgttaatttatctaatgctatcctcagtatccccccccacctttccataaaaatttccttattattctctttagttcttaaagaatttctctgttaagggaattggtaatgattgaaataaagtaTTGTATcgttgggaagacattcattttaatgcaatttaccctccctatcaatgttagcggtaattctttccaatgttctaagtcttcctgcaatttctttaataGTGGTTGATAATTTTATTTGTACaaatggcttaaattattatctaaccttatACCTAGGTTTCGGATTTctcgtgtttgccatttaaatggtgattcttttaaaaattctgtataatccgcattactcattggcatcacttcatttttatttgcgttgatcttgtaccccaatatttctccatactccttcaatttcttatgtagttcttttattgatatttctggttctgttaagtatactatgatgtcatctgcaaataaactgattttatacttctttatttttatcccttttattttatattctgttcttatcagttctggcaatggttctattgctaaagccaaCAGTGacggagataatggacatccctgcctagttgacctacttaatttaaattggttcgatacatatccatttactgttaccttcgccaatggtccattatataatgctttaatccaattaatatatttttctggtagattgaacctctgtaatagtttgaataaataattccattctactctgtcaaaggctttttctgtatcTAAAACAACAGCCACtcttggcatcttatttccttgaactgcatgaattaaattaataaatttaaacattatccgctgttcatcttttcttaataaatccagtttgatcttgttttactatttttggtacagagtcagccaatctgtttgctaataattttgctattatcttataatctgaattaagtagagatattggtctatatgatgctggtattagTGGATCCTTTCCAGTCTTTGGtatttgtaattattgctgtcttacgtgaatctggcaagttttgtgtttcttctatctggttcattacttccaggagaggaggaattaataactctttaaatgttttatagaattctattgggaatctatcctctccaggcattttattgttcggcagctttttttaatatatcctgtacttcctctatttcaaatggttttatcagtttgttttgttcctcttcttgcaatttcggcagttcaattttagctaaaaactcttctattttatcttctttccccacattctcagtttggtataattgttaataaaattccttaaagttctcattaatctccattggattatatgtaatttgtttgtcctttttccttaatgccaatacagttcttttagcttgttctgttttaagttgccaggctaatattttgtgtgttttttctccgaGTTCATAATACtttgctttaatttcattatgttCTCCTCCactttatacatttgtaatgtttcgtattttatttttttgtccgccaattctcttctttttgttatatcattccttgttgctagttccttttctgtatttaATATCTCCCTTTTCAATGTCTTAGTTTTGGTTACACATTAATTATCCACACATTCAATGACCAATGGGCTCTTGTCACTCATCAACCACCCACAGTTGCTTGTTGAATGACCAATACATTAAGATCATTCATCAACCATCCACACTCTGTTCAATGACCATTGGGTTATGGTCACTCATTAACCACCCATATTTGGTTCAATGGCCAATGGGATTTGACCACCCATCAACCTGCCATGTTTTGTTATTGAATGGCCAGTGGAGTTTGGACATTCACAAACCAACCACAAGGACCAATGGGTTTTGATCATTCATCAACCATCCACATTTGGGTCCAGGACCAATAGAATTTGGTCACTCATTGACATCCCAGACAATTCAGTGACCAATGGATTTTGGACATTCATTAACCACTCACACTTGGTTCAATgacaacattatagcacagaaacaggcccctttgggctttctagtctgtgccgaaccttttttctgcctagtcctactgacctgcacccagtccatagccctccatctttTCCATCCAGgctcctgtccaaattcttaaatgttaaaactaagCCCGCATTCACAACtacagctggtagctcattccaaactcctaccactctctatgtgaagttccccctaaacttttccactttcactcttaatccatgtcctctggtttgtatctcatctaccctcagtggaaaaagcctacctacatttactctgtcaaaaccccataattttaaatgcctctatcaaatctcccctgatTCCTCTACActcgagggaataaagtcccaaactgtttaacctttccctgtaactcagttcctgaagtccaggcaacatcctagtaaatcttctctgcactctttcaatcttactaatatctttcctgtagttaagtgaccaaaactgcacacaatactccaaatttggcctcaccaatgtcttaacaactttaccataacatcccaacttctacactcaatactttgaccaATAGGTTTGGGCCCTATTCACAGTTTGATCAATGGTTAATGGACTTTGGTCTCTCATCAACCATTCATAATGTTCAATGGCCAATGGGTTTTGGATACTCATCAACCATGTACATGGGTCAATGACCAACAAGTTTTGGTCACTCATCAACCACCCACACTTGATCCACAGCCCAATGGATTTTGGTCATTAAAGAAAAAGGATCTGGAGAAATGTGGGATCAGGAAAGGGCAGCGGCAGTGCAACCTCACCCTGCTCCCACTTTTGTTGGTGCCAACCTTTCATATTCACTGAATGGGTAGTCTTTGACCCAGGAGCCGTGATTCATTACCACAGGACTAGCTGGCAAATGAGCTTTTTCTGGCAAGTGAAATCTGGTGATTTGATAATTCAGGGATTTCCTGGAAAGACTCAAAAGGAAGTAACTGCACACCCCTAAAACAACAGCATTGCTGATGACAGCAAGTCTCCACAAGGATTTGGGGAGACAAAACTTTGCCTCTGTATCAGCATTCTTGGAAAGCTCAGGTGAAAGCAATCATTTCATTGAATGAGATCTTCCACAAACTGAAGTTAATGTGCTTCTCAATAGCACAAATGTGCAAAACTCTGTGGTGTAGCATATGCATATAAACTTCACAAGTTAAACATCGGACATGCTCAAGCATGCAGACTGTTCATTagcctttatttttttaaaaaaagtatttataTTTGCAAATATTAACCAAGAAATCCAACTTTTTCACGTTTCTTTCCTAAACTTTCTTCTTCTGCCAAAGTGGTCTGCAATGACTGATGCAAAGCTTTTCCAACTCGCTTTCCGGTCTGCAAGGGGACAGAGTAAGAGAGAGAAGATAACTTCATTCTGAAAAACAAATGGTGAAATTTGGGAACATTGTTCCAACTCTCCCTTCTGGAACTATGTCAATGTTGCTTTCACCAGGGATTAAACCTCACCACAAATGATGTTGAAAATCTGATTGAAAAACCTGGGAAAGTTGGAAGAGTTGCGGCTTTTTCATGGATATATTTTTCAAACTATAAATATATTCACAGATCTCAGTGACTCAAGATTTGTTGGAATGGGGCTTCGATTTAACTTGCCAGAACTTACTTTCTTCCAGCCTCTCACTCTGTCGAGTAAGTCCAGGGAGAGGCATTACCACCCCACAGATGCAGTATATGCGGGAGGAGGGGATCTTGATTTTAACCAGCAGAACCAACACTGAGGCATCACCCAAGAACAATTCAATTGTGGGCTGAGGCAAGTGCAAGAGTCCCTGTGTGATATAAAGAGGTTAATAGGCCTTGACACAAAAGATACAGTAGTATCAAAAAAAATACAGTAGTTCGCCAATAGAAAACaaaatagtaatttttaaaaaaaacctggagAGATTTACATTCGTTGGAGGGAACCCAACTGTCTGCATTCTGATCAGTTTTGTACAGAGATGAAATGGAAAGTACATGAATGGAAGAGTGAGGATTCAGTATAGACAGACCCTGCAAACCTGCCATGAGCCTTCACATCCTGTGAAACTGTCACCTCCCTGAGATGCAAGGGCAGCACCACATAACCCCATACCTCAGTGCCCAATGCAAGAGCAGACAAAGCTACAGAGCATGCACTCCTCAGCTACCAGCTTGTCATTGCAAAGAAGACCAACTATAGAGCAAGCCCACCAGATACATGTGTGTCCCTGCGAACCAGACAAGACTGCAGGGCAGTTACAGGGGTGTCACTGCAAAGCAAATTGGCTGCAGAGAATGCATTCCAGTTACTGGTGTGACCCTGAGAACTAGACATGCACATCAGTTATAGGTGTATGCCTGTGAACCAGATTAGCAACGTGCCAGCGAGATACCACGAAATTGTGTTTAATGCATATCGGGCCTAGAATTGGCACCCTTGCAATGACTGGTTGACTGGTAGTGCTGGAGAACAACTGGGTGGTGCCCTGCATGGCACTTCCTCAGCCTACAGACTGTCCACAAGGTCAGGCTGACACAACAGATGGTCACACCTCCATGAACTGTGTACTGAAGCCAAGCCACTCCCATGCAGAAAGAATGGGATGGTTTGACTCTTGTTTAAGGCCAGCAGCTGGAGTGGACAGGGTCTGCCTGCAGGTTGAGGAGTGGACAACACAGCCCAGCCCAGCAGATGAAGTGTGGACAGGGTCTGCCCTCAGGATGGAGAGTGGACAGCACAGTGACTTCCTTTTACACAAATCTCTGACAAGAAATGCATCGATTTGATTGTAAAGACCACTGTAAAACAAGTCATCAAAGGTGCAAAACAGTGAGCTGAATGACAAGCAAACATTTAGCAACGTGCCTTTAAGGCATCAATTCATACCTCCATCATTTCAAATACACTTGCTGGATCTACACTGCCTCCTCCAACTTTCCTGAAGCAAGTGAGAGTCCCTTTGCTGGTAACAGACAATATCAAGCTGGCCATACAACATGCTTCCTCCTGTGAGGTGGCATCCACAACGTGCCTGTGGCCAATCTGTGAAAGACAAGCAAAGTTAGCTGAGCCaggttcccacattgaaggtcttATGCCAGCAGGCAGTGCCCTGACAAAGGTTCGGATGTGGGTCTGGCAGCAGACATGGAACCACATGTCTGCTGAACATGAAGTCAAAATCAAAAGTCTGCTGCTTGCACCTAATAGGTATCCCTCCattttcctccccctcacctgaaAAGTGTGGTCTTGTGTGTGATGCTTTTACCCTGGGCAAAGCTTATGATTGTCCATTTTATCAATGCCTCTTGATTTTATAAacgtctatcaagtctcccctcagctttctacactccagagaaaacaacccatgtTTTTTCAACCTTTCCCCACAACTCAGGCTCTCTAAACCAGCAACATTTTGGAAAacctcttctgtatcctttccaaagcctccacatcattcctgtaatgGGGAAGCCAGAATTCCACACAGTTTTCCAAGTGAGGCCTAAAGTTTTAAATAGCTACAATATGAACTTAGTTTTACactcaatgctccacccaatgaagccaagcataccaTTCACCTTCTTTACCCCCCAATCTACTTGCAAGGCTtctccttacatttgacctcccaacatgcagcacctcacacttgtacgGATAACCCTATCCCTAATCCAAATAACACTCTtctactacaggtacacaattctttatccggacatctaaaatccagaaagtggggagagagaccggcagtgcgagttggatgggcgaggggggagagagactgccagcgcgactggaaggggtgggagtggatacggcagcacaattcgggtgggcttaaatctggctttccgaaatctggaaaaatcagaAATTCGGAACATTGTCCCCCaaaggttccagataaaggattgtgtacctgtactagtTTTTTTCTTCTCTGGACCAGTCAATTTCATACCCAAACTATcaactcaccatggatcccatctgaatcagcctaccatgagggccctatcaaatgccttactagggttcatgtagacaacatccattgcccTACCCTTGTCAATCacctgtcacctcctcaaaaaacataATTGAATTGGTAAGACATGAACtgtccctcacaaagccatgatgactgtCTCTAATCTGACCATGATTTTCCAAAACAAACGCAAACTGTCCCAGTGTTGTGCTCTTCTTTGATGCAGGAGGCCCAGTTGCCAATCTGTACATAACAAGATTCCACTAAAAGCACTATGATGTTGACTGTAAATAAGCTTTGCCCAGGAGCCTGGAGAGAACTTCCCTGCAGGCCAAAACCAATTTTGTTCAAAAGAGTTGAGaagtttatttttatgtcattcaATTATCTAAGTGACTGTTAAACAGCTCATTTAGTATACTTTGTACACTACAAGACCTGCACTCTTCAATTTACCAATAAATGaagtgtgcgtgtgcgtgcgtgcgtgcgtgcgtgcgtgcgtggtgAGCAGATGTCTTACCTTGCTTAAAGTGATAATGCAAGGCACATTCTCCACATTAAGACGAATGCAATCATATGGATCATCAGACAGCTCAATCTCTTTGGAACCTTCATCATCTTCCAGCACCCTGACCTTTGGAACTCTGAGGGACAGAAGCAAGTGGTCAAGAGACCAAGCAAACTAGTCAGCCTACTTTCAGTGGGAACATAAAATGCGAATTTGTTCAGGCATAGCGGCTCTTGCACGTACATTTCCCCCAAGGATTGTGGCCTGAACCTGAGAACTTGGGTACAACCCACTGGCACACCTGAACAAGAGCTCAAGCCAAAATGCCAACTGCCTAGTGCTTTCCTGGATGTGGCCTGACTTGTGGAGTTCCCCCAGTACTTTGGgatactgcactagaccccagcatcagcAGATACCATTTCTACAATCAACTACTGGCTCAGAAGACAAAGAGCAAGATCAACAGGTGACACAGCAAACAACTACAGGGGCTAGAAATGTGCAGCAAAACTGGGAGCTTTGTCCACTTTCAAGGGAATTCCACTTCTCCACCCTTCCTTCAACTTCAAACTAATTTGCTTGATCTCTTTCCCAGCTCAAAAATGCTGAAACTTCAACCTGAAACGTTAACTTTTTCTCTGCCTGATGCAACCTGAGTGTTTTCACATTACCCATCATATGAAACAAATGAAACTGAGCAGTCCAACATCCCATTCCCAAACCAAAGCACAATTCATCCCGCCTAATTCAGAAGGGCCACACACACTCTCTGGAAACATCATTAGTATAAGCACCAGTTAGTCAAGATATTATCCAAAGCTGTTACCTGTTTAGTCACAGTGGGATAGAATTCTAAATCTCACAATTAGCACCTCTCTGACAAATGTTTCACATTATGAAGCTAATGTTTCCCTCAGCAAAGATCAATACCTACAGATCATGGATCCTTGGGAGGCTGGGAAAAGAtcaatgcaatacacaaacgctctggagaaaatcagcagatcacgcagcattcaCAGCAAGTACAGTGTATCCAATGTGACTGACCTGAACTCTTCTTCGGGAATGTTGAAAATCAGGCCGAGGCCCGAATATTAAAGagtataaggggggggggggggggaagaaagaaagGGGAAAGATTAGGGTGTGATTGTGAGAGAGTGAGGTAAGGACTACACAGGGCAGTGagactggcagtacatgagaaaTATAGAGTGTGAGGTAATAATTATAAAAAGAGAGGTAGCTCCAGTGGATGCAGTCATTGTGAGAATGTCTGTCTCACAGAGGTGCTGTAGTAGAGCAGAAAATATGGCTAAGCAAGGTTTTTCCTTTTTTAACCTGACAGTAAAGGGTGGAGGGGGGTAGAGATGCCAGTGGAATGGTCTGATATGTACGGCAGCAGGCAGATCTTTTGCCCAACCACTCAGTGTGCCTAGTATCCAGCTGCAGCTGTGAATTAGGTGGATTTACCGAGGAGCAGGGTTAGAAGAGTGTCAGTAAGCTGGTCACATGGCCAGACAGTGGACGTGACCCTAAGAAGGGACAGCCAGGGAGGGTTCCTGCCCTCTGAATGGTGCGTGGCTCAGGATACTACTGGGGTGGATAGACTCTGAGGGGGAAGAACCCACAACAGGCTCTGTTGTATAGAGAGGTAGGTGTAGATGAGAAAAGGTGACAGAAGACCCGATGGGCAAGGGGACAAGATATTTATGTTGTCACAAGCGATATCCTAGGATGGTTTGCTACCTCGAAGGTGCCAGGGTCCATAATGTCTGGTAATAGCGATACAGCCTTCCGGAAGGGGAGGATGTGGAACACACTAGTACAATGACCTCAGTAGGGGTTagggggatggaggagaggggagaaggggtcCAGCATATTAAATTCAGGGAGTTCAGTAAAAAGCTGATGAACAGGTTGTCTGAGATTGTAATATGCAAATTACTCTGTGCACAAGCTATTTTGTATAGGAATAGGAAGAGAGAACAGATGAATCAGTAGCCTCTTttaactgcagcacctgggtagccctcctgggacccgggtgtgaTTActagggcaaaggtgctggaagcaccttttaaattgcagggtgtgacccattaaatcgccaacccggcaatttaaggggaTCCCACCCCCACGATGACGTGGTAAGTGACGCATCACGCACTCACAGGAACTATTGGTAGTCAGTCTCCCCCGTCCCCTCAACGGCCATCAGTCACCACCCTGTTAGTCACTACCCTCCCCCTGTCAGACGCCTCCCCCACCATCAATCGCacgcatacccccccccccccccagcaatgtCCCCCGCCACAAACATTGAGCCGACAGTGCGAACCGGAGTGGCATTCGCAGCAACGGCATTTTgaggcccctctctccccccatggCAGTGGCCTCTCTTCTCCCACCCTGGCCCCTCTGCagcatcccctctctccccccgaatGGCATTTCAGCCAGGGGTTTCCAGCCACCGTGCAAGCGCTGTTGTCACTAGAGAaactgggttggccattttcctgttcaagtcaCCTGTGGACGCGACCtaagtaagtttaactgggttccctgaccacctctgaggtagatcagggacccagttgaattccgacggggttgaccgggtcagaccctttcaaactgccgtgtaactagggcactaaccaggcaaatttcccagttaatcccattttacacagcagtttgaaagggcctagtggcAAAGAGCTGGCACAGGAGGGAGGGCGACAAGTTTTGGATCACTGGGATTGCCTGGAGTGACATGCTCGGACAGGCTACACCTAAAATTGTAGGGATCGTCCTTGCAGGTACTTCGCTCCTGCTCTTCAGGAGGATTGCAGAGCTAACACTAGTGAGGTTGGGAACCCAGACTGATAGGGCAGCAGATGGAGAGGTTAAGTCCACAGATGAACACATCGTGTACTAGAGTCCATGAGTCCTGAACCAGGAGCTAAGAGGTGGGGTCCGAATCAATCAACATGGGACATGAGCCAAAACCTCCTCCTATGCGTTAACATGGAGCAGAGCCTCATACGCTACATGCTCATTATCAGCAAGAAGCTAATATTACACCACACCTGAAATTACTTTGCATCCTCAACTTGTTAATAAACCCTTCCACTGATCTGCACACTGAACATTTCAGGTGTATGTAGCTTGCAATTCCAAGGTGCATCACCAGGCATTAGCTTTTAATTTGGCAAGAACTTAATTAAGTCAGTAGTTTGTGTTGAGCCTGCTGAGAACTTACAATGTAAAACAGTCATACAACCTGAACTGGTTAATGCAAAAAAGCTCAAGGAGCCAACTTTAAACATTAATTCTGTGGCGTGGACTCATGACTGGCAGTCCCTGATCAGACTCTTCTGTTACTAAAATGAGCATTCAGAGATTGAGAATTTTCTTCCACAAGATTTTAATTATGAAATACATCATGCCATGATTTATACATCTATTTATTAACAACTGACATCACAAAGGGCCTTTATTTCCTGACATATGATGGGTGAGCAAATTCCTTACCTTGTATTGTGAAGTGCTGCTTTAACTGCAATGGAAATTGCATCATATAGATTTCCTCCACATTCTAGCAGCTGAAAAACAGACAGCCTACAGTTAGTCTTGCATTATTTAACACCTCTTCCAAAGTGCAGTCAGTCACCTTGTGCACAGGCATTTCCAGTGTGCAGACAGCTGCCATTGTACAGCCATGCCGAACATGCAGACAGCCCGTGCACAGCCATCCCCAACGTGCAGGCAGCCCGTGCACAGCCATCCCCAACGTGCAGGCAGCCCGTGCACAGCCATCCCCAACGTGCAGGCAGCCCGTGCACAGCCATCCCCAACGTGCAGGCAGCCCGTGCACAGCCATCCCCAACGTGCAGGCAGCCCGTGCACAGCCATCCCCAACGTGCAGACAGCCCGGGCACAGCCATCCCCAACGTGCAGACAGCCCGGGCACAGCCATCTCCAACGTGCAGACAGCCCGTGCACAGCCATCCCCAACGTGCAGGCAGCCCGTGCACAGCCATCCCCAACGTGCAGGCAGCCCGTGCACAGCCATCCCCAACGTGCAGGCAGCCCGTGCACAGCCATCCCCAACGTGCAGGCAGCCCGTGCACAGCCATCCCCAACGTGCAGGCAGCCCGTGCACAGCCATCCCCAATGTGCAGGCAGCCCGTGCACAGCCATCCCCAACGTGCAGACAGCCCGTGCACAGCCATCCCCAACGTGCAGACAGCCCGTGCACAGCCATCCCCAACGTGCAGACAGCCCGGGCACAGCCATCCCCAACGTGCAGACAGCCCGGGCACAGCCATCCCCAACGTGCAGACAGCCCGGGCACAGCCATCCCCAACGTGCAGACAGCCCAGGCACAGCCATCCCCAACGTGCAGACAGCCCGGGCACAGCCATCCCCAACGTGCAGACAGCCCGGGCACAGCCATCCCCAACGTGCAGACAGCCCGGGCACAGCCATCTCCAACGTGCAGACAGCCCGGGCACAGCCATCCCCAACGTGCAGACAGCCCGGGCACAGCCATCCCCAACGTGCAGACAGCCCGGGCACAGCCATCCCCAACGTGCAGACAGCCCGGGCACAGCCATCCCCAACGTGCAGACAGCCCGGGCACAGCCATCCCCAACGTGCAGACAGCCCGTGCACAGCCATCCCCAACGTGCAGACAGCCCGTGCACAGCCATCCCCAACATGCAGACAGCCCGGGCACAGCCATCTCCAACGTGCAGACAGTCCGGGCACAGCCATCTCCAACATGCAGACAGCCCGGGCACAGCCATCTCCAATGTGCAGTCACCATGTGCACAGTCACCTGGCAGACAGCATCCAGTTGATCTGGATTCAGTGATGGTGACTGAGGGTTGATAACGACTAGGACTCTGGGAAGAACTGCAGTCATTCAAACATTTTGCCTCCATCCAAAAGCACAGTTTCATTGGGAGAATGGCCCCcaatatagaacagtacagcacgcccacaatgttgtgccgacctatataacacaacaatctcacccttccctccctcacaccataaccttttatttttcttatattcaCATGCCTATCCAATAAACTTTTAAATTCCCCTATTGAACCAAtgttcaccaccatccctggcaaggagcAATTCTTCAGTATTCCAGTGCTAGCTTGGTTCTTATCCAAAACCCTCCATTCTAAATGAGAGAACTACCAACTGGGCCAGAGGTGACACCAAATCAAAGCTGTTCATTACAACCTGGACAGGAAAGTTGAAGACAAGATGGGAAGGACACAAAATATGGTAACATTTGCTTTGCACAATCTTACtcaatgggaaacaactttgaaaAAGACCAACCTACCCTACAAAAGAATTGGAGAGGTTGCAAAGTCTAGTAAAGCTGGATACAAAACTACAAAGACGTTGACAAGATTCCACATGATAGGCTGGCCTAGTAGGTCAGATTACATggaatctgggggtggggggaagctggCCAATTGGGTTGATGGTAGGAAACAGAGGATGGTGGTGAAGGGCTGTTACtttgattggaggcctgtgaatgTTGTCTGTCATTTATAAAACGACTTGGATCCCAATGTAGTTTGCATGTTGATTTTTAAGATTTAAGAAAACAGTATAAATTCGCATCGTTAATAAGATCGCAGATAACACCAAAATTGGTGAagattatctaagattacaacaggatgtagATGAACTCGGAAAGGGACCAAGGAAAATGGAGCTTAACTTGGATAGTGTGTGGTCGGCACTTCAGCAGGTTAAAAAAGGAGTGGACAGATGGTGAATGGCAGGGCCTGTGGGAGTTTTGTTGGACAGAGATTTTGCAATACAGGTACATAGTGAAAGAAAGATGGACAAAGAGGAAAAATAAGGTGCATTGTCTTTTTGAAAGAGAGGaagcagaatcaaaatttaattaATAGGTATGAG
The Narcine bancroftii isolate sNarBan1 chromosome 1, sNarBan1.hap1, whole genome shotgun sequence genome window above contains:
- the exosc7 gene encoding exosome complex component RRP42 isoform X2, whose product is MAAVVLSEAERVYVLHGVQDDLRIDGRGCEDYRHIEIETDVVSNTSGSARMKIGDTDILVGVKAEMGMPKLERPGEGFLEFFVDCSANATPKFEGRGGEDLGTEIANTLHRVFDNSGSLDLKALCITPREHCWILYVDVLLLECGGNLYDAISIAVKAALHNTRVPKVRVLEDDEGSKEIELSDDPYDCIRLNVENVPCIITLSKIGHRHVVDATSQEEACCMASLILSVTSKGTLTCFRKVGGGSVDPASVFEMMETGKRVGKALHQSLQTTLAEEESLGKKREKVGFLG
- the exosc7 gene encoding exosome complex component RRP42 isoform X1, whose protein sequence is MAAVVLSEAERVYVLHGVQDDLRIDGRGCEDYRHIEIETDVVSNTSGSARMKIGDTDILVGVKAEMGMPKLERPGEGFLEFFVDCSANATPKFEGRGGEDLGTEIANTLHRVFDNSGSLDLKALCITPREHCWILYVDVLLLECGGNLYDAISIAVKAALHNTRVPKVRVLEDDEGSKEIELSDDPYDCIRLNVENVPCIITLSKIGHRHVVDATSQEEACCMASLILSVTSKGTLTCFRKVGGGSVDPASVFEMMEGLLHLPQPTIELFLGDASVLVLLVKIKIPSSRIYCICGVVMPLPGLTRQSERLEENRKASWKSFASVIADHFGRRRKFRKET